The following is a genomic window from Pseudomonas lurida.
GACAAAAACCCAAAAACAGTGGCTGGCCGGGCTGATCACCAGCGTGATGTTCCTGATCGTATGCCTGAGTTGGGGCACCACGTGGCTTGGGATCAAGATTGCCGTGGAGAGCGTGCCGCCACTGACGTCCGCCGGCCTGCGCTTCCTCATCGCCTTCCCGCTGTTCCTGTGCTTTGCCATGGTGCGCCGCGAGCCCATCCTGTTTCCCCGCGAGAGCCGATGGTTCTTCGTGTTCGTGACCCTGTCCTACTTCAGCGTGCCCTACTACCTGCTCAACTATGGCGAGATGCACGTATCGTCCGGCCTGACCGCGCTGCTGTTCAGCTGCATGCCGGTGTTCATCCTGATTTTTTCCGCGCTGTTCCTGCGCGAGCGCATCTATTTTTCCCAGGTGGTCGGCATCGGCATCGGTTTCGGCAGCCTCTACATGATCATCAAGAGCCAGGGCCTGCACCTGGACCACGCCGAGTTCCTTGGCGTACTGGCGATCCTGACCGCCGCGATCATGCATGCCTTGTGCTACGTCATTACCAAGCAGAAAGGCAGCGCCATCAGTGTGATCACCTACAACACCCTGCCCATCGGCATCGCCGGGCTGATGCTGTTCGTCGCCGGGCTATGGTTTGAAACACCGACCTTCGACGCCATCACCCTGCGTTCGTGGGGTGCCTTGTTCTACCTCGGGCTGGTGGCCTCGGTGGGCGGGTTCATCGTGTACTTCATGCTGCTCAAGCGCCTGAGCCCGATCATCCTGTCATTCGTGTTCATCATCTTCCCAGTGTTCGCGGTCATCATTGGCGCCTGGTACGAAGGCGTGTCGATTTCCCGCGACCTGATGCTGTACTCGGCCGTCCTGCTGGCCGGCTTTGCGATCACCAAGTTGCCGGTTGAAAAACTCCTGGCCAAGAAAAATTGACCCTTTCACAGCAACGCGAGAGAAACATGGACGTCCTCCGCCCAAAAGCCCTGGAACAGATCTACGCCCACGCCAACCGCAGCTACCCCGAGGAGTGTTGTGGCTTTGTCTTCGCCGACGGCAGCGTGTACCTGGGCAGCAATATCCAGAACGAACTGCACCGCAAGAACCCCGAGATGTACCCGCGCAGCGCGGCCAACGGCTACACGTTCTCGGTGGCCGACACCCTGCTGCTGAACAAGGCGTTTCGCAGCGACAACCCGGTGGTGATGATCTACCACTCCCACCCGGATGTCGGTGCCTACTTCAGCGACGAAGACCAGGACAAGGCGCTGTTCATGGGCGAGCCGATCTACCCCGTCAGCTACCTGGTGGTAGACGTTCGCCAGGGCCAGGCCCTGGGTTCCAAGCTGTTTGCCTGGGATGGCAAGCATTTCGCCCTTCAACCTTTCAACGACCTGCACACGGAGTTGTCCATGAACGCTGTCTCTTTCCCCGACATTCTGGTTCGCGTGGCCAAGCTGCCGGAATCGACCCTCGAGGGTTCCGGATCGACATTGCGCGAAGTCATTGAAAACCTCTGCAGCAGCCACCCGCAGTTACGCCCGCACCTGTTCCACGAGAAGAACAACCAGCTCAAGGAACACTTTCTGTTTACCGCCGAGGAAGCGTTGATCGACGCCGACGAGCCACTGCCCGAAAAAGCCCGCATCGAGGTGCTGCTGGCTACCTCCGGCGGCATCGACGTCGACACACTGAGCAATGAAGAAGTGCAACGCTATGTGCGCCACATCACCCTGCCCGGCGTCGGTCGCGAAGGCCAGTTGAACCTCAAGAAAGCCAAGGTGCTGATCATCGGCACCGGCGGCCTGGGCTCGCCGATCAGCCTGTACCTGGCCGCCGCCGGTATCGGCACCCTGGGGCTGGTGGACTTCGACGTGGTGGAAAGCAGCAACCTGCAACGCCAGATCGTCCACGGCAACAGCACACTGGGCATGCCCAAGGTAGAGTCCGCCAAGCAGCGCCTGCAAGACCTCAATCGCCATATCCAGATCAACGCCCACGACACTGCGCTGAATGCCGACAACGCGCTGGAACTGGTAGGCGCCTACGACCTGGTGATCGACGGCACCGACAATTTCGACACCCGCTACCTGGTCAACGACGCCTGCGTGCAACTGGGCAAGCCGTTGGTATACGGCGCCATCTACCGCTTCGACGGGCAGATCAGCGTGCTCAACTATAAAGGCGGGCCGTGCTACCGCTGCCTGTTCCCCAGCGCGCCGCCCGCCGAACTGGCCCCCAACTGCAGCGCCGGTGGCGTGATTGGCGTGTTGCCCGGTGTGGTCGGGATGATCCAGGCCACCGAGGCCATCAAGTTGCTGATTGGCATTGGTGAACCCTTGTCCGGCCGCTTGATGCGTTTCGATGCACTGGCAATGAAGTTCAGCGAGATCCGCTTCAAGCGCCGTGCCGATTGCCCCTGCTGCTCCGAGGCTCGCCACAGCGACTCCCTGGCGCCCACCGCCTGCGCGGATGCCGTGCCCAGCCAACCGTCCCTGGCCGAAGAGCGCTACATCAAGCCCCGCGTGCTCAAGCAGGTACTCGAACACCACAGCAGCGCCGACGTGCTGCTGGACGTGCGCGATGCCAGCGAACTGGAGGTATGCAAGCTGCCGGGCGTGGTGCACATCCCCCTGGCCGAACTGGACGGCCACCTCGACAGCCTCAGCCGCGACAACACCCACTACCTGATCTGCTACGCCGGTAGCCGCGCCGAACAAGCCGCCAGTACCCTGCTGGCCGCCGGTTTCGCCAACACCAAAGTCCTGCAGGGCGGCATGAAGCATTGGGTGCGCGACGTCGAACCCGATATGCCTTTGTATTGAGCCGAGGACTGAATGATGTTGCACAACTCCATTCTCGACGTGATCGGCCAAACGCCTATCGTGCGCCTGGCGCAGTTCTCCGAAGACCTCGGCATCGAGGTCTATGCCAAGCTCGAATCCCTCAACCCCGGCGGCAGCCACAAGGCGCGCATCGCCCTGGGCATGATCCTCGATGCCGAGCGCCGGGGCGTGCTGATCCGTGACTCCGGGCAAACAATCATCGAGCCCAGCGGCGGCAATACCGGCATCGGCCTGGTCATGGCCGGCAACGTACTGGGCTACAAAGTGGTGCTGGTGATCCCCGACAACTACAGCCCCGAAAAACAGAAACTGCTGCGCCTGTACGGTGCCAAGGTAGTGCTGTCGGACAGCCGCCTGGGCAACAACTCCCATGGTGAAAAGTGCATGGAACTGCAGCTGGAAAACCCCAGCTACGTGATGCTCAACCAACAGCGCAATGGCGCCAACCCGCAAACCCATCGCGACACCACCGCACCGGAAATCCTGCGCGCCTTCGGCGAGCAACGGGTGGACTACTTTGTCAGCGGCATCGGCACCGGCGGGCATATCACCGGCATTGGCGAAACCCTGAAAGCCGCCTGGCCAGCCTTGCGCGTCATGGGTGTGGAACCGGAAGAATGCGACCTGCTGAAAAACCAGCACGCGCCCCATCATATCCAGGGCCTGTCGATTGGCCTGATCCCGAGCATCCTCAACCTGGACGTGATCGACGGCATGCTCAAGGTCTCGCGCCAGGCCTGCATCGACATGATGAAACGCATCATGCGCACCGACGCCATCAGCCTCGGCTTGTCGTCCGCTGCCAACATGGTGGCCATCGCACAGCTTGCCCCGGAACTGCCGCCCGAAACGGTGGTATTGACCATGGTCTACGACAATGCCGACAGCTACCTGCCCAGTTTCGAATAAGCGGTTTTCCAACCAACCACATTACGGGGGTGCCTTCATGGGGGGCTTTATCGACATGCAACAGTTGCACGATGAGTTGCTTACTCACCTCATCAAGACCCTCACACCCGTGCAGATGAAGCAGTTGGAACCGCACCTGGCTCCGCTGGTCCAGAACGCCGCCCAGGCGGTCGCCGAAGACCTGATCGCCTACGCCTACCGGGACCCGGCATCACGCGGGCGCGGCGAGTTGATCCTGGAGTCCTACGCGTCGTTCAAAGCGGTGCTGTACTACCGGCTGGCGCACTTGGTATGGAATTTCCCCGACCAGACCAACGGCATGTTTTCCCGCATCGCCCTCAAGCTGAGCAACCAGGGCAAGGTGCTTTCCGGCGCGGAGATCCACCCGGCGGCGCGTATCGGCCGGCGCTTCGTGCTGGACCACGGCTACGGCACGGTGATCGGCGAAACGTGCGAGATCGGTAACGACTGCTACATCCTTTGCGGCGTGACCTTGGGCGCCCGCGGTATCGCCAACAACCCCGACGGCAAGCGCCACCCGCGCCTGGGCAACAACGTCGAGGTCGGCTCCGGTGCCCGCGTGCTGGGCTATGTGCTGATCGGCGACAACGTGTTTATCAGCCCCTCCTGCGTGATCACCCAGGATGTACCCGCCGGCACCAAGGTGAAGGTGGTGAACCAGATCCAGCTGCAAAAAAATGACGAGTCGGACCACAGCAATTACCTCGGCGCCTTCGCCCTGGATGAGCGTCTGCACGTGGTCGGCGAGGTCAATACCAGCCACAAGGTCACGGTGCTGGATGCCGACTTCCACCCCTTGCCCGGGTTGATGCTGGAGCCAACGGTAAAAGAACGTCACCACCTGCAGTTTCGCCTGCACCGTGTCGAGTCGGGTAACCCGCTGCCGCGCCTGCCACTGAACCTGAAAGTCTGCGGCCCCGAATTTGAAATCACCCTGCTTTCCCCCCCTGGCTTGAGTGCGATGGTGCGTTCCTTGTTGCAAGCCAGCCCACTGATCGTCGGAGGTTGAACATGTCCGTGCATACCATGGAAACCCTGGCGCTGTTCGACAGCGCGCCTTATCAGAACGCCTTCAGCGCCCGGGTGATTGCCGTCAGCGAACACGGCGTCGCCCTGGAACACACGCTGTTCTACCCCACGGGTGGCGGACAGCCGGGAGACACCGGCCACCTCACCCTGGCCGACGGCACGCGACTCGACGTCACCGGCACGGTACGCGACCCGGTGGTGCGCTCCATCATCTGGCACCAGGTGGAACACTGCCCCGCCCAGTTGACCGCTGGCGTGCAGGTGGACGCCGGCCTCGACTGGGATCGGCGCTACCAGCACATGAAGATGCACACCTGCCTGCATTTGCTGTGCTCGATCATCGACGCCCCCGTGACGGGTTGCAGCATCAGTGCAGATAAAGGCCGCCTGGATTTCGACCTGCCGGAAATGACCCTCGACAAAGACAGCATCACCCGCGACCTCAATGCACTGATCGAACAGGCCCACCCGGTAAAAACCCTGTCGATGCCGGCCACCGAGTATTCCACCTTGCTGCAGATCACCCGTACGCAGGCAGTGGCGCCGCCGGTGGTCCAGGGCTCGGTACGTGTCATTGAAATCGCCGGCATTGATATCCAGCCGTGCGGGGGCACCCATGTGATCAACACTGAAGAAATCGGCCGGGTGTTCTGCGAGAAAATCGAGAAGAAGAGCAAGCACAATCGCCGGGTGATCCTGCGATTTGAATAACCCTCGAGTCCAACACGGCCTCTGTGGGAGCTGGCTTGCCTGCGATAGCATCACCGCGGTTTGCCTGGAACACTGAGGCGCCCGCATCGCAGGCAAGCCAGCTCCCACATTGAGCGCGTGGTTGCTCAGATCACGAACAGGTCCATGAACCGATTGACCGGCGTGGCTTCAAGCTTCGCCTGGTCCTTGCACAACGCAAGAATCTCGGCACTGCGCTGCGCAGTAAACCGTGTGGCCAGGTTGGCCTTGAACTTGTCTTCCAGCAACGGAATACCGTCCACCCGGCGCCGGCGATGACCAATCGGGTACTCCACCGCTACCTGTTCGGTACTGCTGCCGTCCTTGAAAAACACCTGCACCGCGTTGGCGATGGAGCGCTTGTCGGCCTCCAGGTATTCACGGCTGTAGCGTGGGTCTTCGACGATGACCATCTTGTCCCGCAGTTCGTCGATGATGGGATGGGCGGCGTGGAATTCATCTTCGTACTGCTCCGCCACCAGATTGCCGAACGCCAACGGCACGGCCGTCATGTATTGCAGGCAATGGTCGCGGTCGGCAGCGTTGGCCAACTGGCCAACCTTGGAGATGATGCGAATCGCCGACTCGTGGGTGGTGATCACGATGCGTTCGATTTCATGCAGGCGATTTTTCACCCGTGGGTGCAACGTCACCGCCGCTTCACAGGCGGTTTGCGCATGGAACTCGGCGGGAAAGCTGATCTTGAACAGCACGTTTTCCATCACATAAGTGCCGTAGGATTGGGACAGGCTGAATGCGCGCTTGTCCTCGGGCTTGAGCGCCAGGTCCTTGTTGGTGTGGCTGAACAGCACGTCATAGAACCCCCACTGTGGCGCGCTCAATACGCCAGGGATGCCCATCTCGCCACGCAGGGCGATATCCGCCAGGCGTACGCCACGGCTCGACGCATCCCCCGCTGCCCAGGACTTGCGTGAGCCGGCATTCGGCGCATGCCGGTAAGTGCGCAACGCCTGCCCATCGACAAATGCATGGGACAACGCCGCCAGCAGTTGCTCACGGTTGGCGCCCATCAGCTTGGCGGTCACCGCCGTGGAGGCCACTTTCACCAACAGCACATGGTCGAGGCCGACGCGATTGAAGGAATTTTCCAGGGCAATCACCCCCTGGATCTCGTGGGCCATGATCATCGCTTCCAGCACCGCGCGAACGGTCAGCGGCGTGTC
Proteins encoded in this region:
- a CDS encoding DMT family transporter, with the protein product MAGLITSVMFLIVCLSWGTTWLGIKIAVESVPPLTSAGLRFLIAFPLFLCFAMVRREPILFPRESRWFFVFVTLSYFSVPYYLLNYGEMHVSSGLTALLFSCMPVFILIFSALFLRERIYFSQVVGIGIGFGSLYMIIKSQGLHLDHAEFLGVLAILTAAIMHALCYVITKQKGSAISVITYNTLPIGIAGLMLFVAGLWFETPTFDAITLRSWGALFYLGLVASVGGFIVYFMLLKRLSPIILSFVFIIFPVFAVIIGAWYEGVSISRDLMLYSAVLLAGFAITKLPVEKLLAKKN
- the moeB gene encoding molybdopterin-synthase adenylyltransferase MoeB, giving the protein MDVLRPKALEQIYAHANRSYPEECCGFVFADGSVYLGSNIQNELHRKNPEMYPRSAANGYTFSVADTLLLNKAFRSDNPVVMIYHSHPDVGAYFSDEDQDKALFMGEPIYPVSYLVVDVRQGQALGSKLFAWDGKHFALQPFNDLHTELSMNAVSFPDILVRVAKLPESTLEGSGSTLREVIENLCSSHPQLRPHLFHEKNNQLKEHFLFTAEEALIDADEPLPEKARIEVLLATSGGIDVDTLSNEEVQRYVRHITLPGVGREGQLNLKKAKVLIIGTGGLGSPISLYLAAAGIGTLGLVDFDVVESSNLQRQIVHGNSTLGMPKVESAKQRLQDLNRHIQINAHDTALNADNALELVGAYDLVIDGTDNFDTRYLVNDACVQLGKPLVYGAIYRFDGQISVLNYKGGPCYRCLFPSAPPAELAPNCSAGGVIGVLPGVVGMIQATEAIKLLIGIGEPLSGRLMRFDALAMKFSEIRFKRRADCPCCSEARHSDSLAPTACADAVPSQPSLAEERYIKPRVLKQVLEHHSSADVLLDVRDASELEVCKLPGVVHIPLAELDGHLDSLSRDNTHYLICYAGSRAEQAASTLLAAGFANTKVLQGGMKHWVRDVEPDMPLY
- a CDS encoding PLP-dependent cysteine synthase family protein, translating into MLHNSILDVIGQTPIVRLAQFSEDLGIEVYAKLESLNPGGSHKARIALGMILDAERRGVLIRDSGQTIIEPSGGNTGIGLVMAGNVLGYKVVLVIPDNYSPEKQKLLRLYGAKVVLSDSRLGNNSHGEKCMELQLENPSYVMLNQQRNGANPQTHRDTTAPEILRAFGEQRVDYFVSGIGTGGHITGIGETLKAAWPALRVMGVEPEECDLLKNQHAPHHIQGLSIGLIPSILNLDVIDGMLKVSRQACIDMMKRIMRTDAISLGLSSAANMVAIAQLAPELPPETVVLTMVYDNADSYLPSFE
- a CDS encoding serine O-acetyltransferase is translated as MGGFIDMQQLHDELLTHLIKTLTPVQMKQLEPHLAPLVQNAAQAVAEDLIAYAYRDPASRGRGELILESYASFKAVLYYRLAHLVWNFPDQTNGMFSRIALKLSNQGKVLSGAEIHPAARIGRRFVLDHGYGTVIGETCEIGNDCYILCGVTLGARGIANNPDGKRHPRLGNNVEVGSGARVLGYVLIGDNVFISPSCVITQDVPAGTKVKVVNQIQLQKNDESDHSNYLGAFALDERLHVVGEVNTSHKVTVLDADFHPLPGLMLEPTVKERHHLQFRLHRVESGNPLPRLPLNLKVCGPEFEITLLSPPGLSAMVRSLLQASPLIVGG
- a CDS encoding alanyl-tRNA editing protein codes for the protein MSVHTMETLALFDSAPYQNAFSARVIAVSEHGVALEHTLFYPTGGGQPGDTGHLTLADGTRLDVTGTVRDPVVRSIIWHQVEHCPAQLTAGVQVDAGLDWDRRYQHMKMHTCLHLLCSIIDAPVTGCSISADKGRLDFDLPEMTLDKDSITRDLNALIEQAHPVKTLSMPATEYSTLLQITRTQAVAPPVVQGSVRVIEIAGIDIQPCGGTHVINTEEIGRVFCEKIEKKSKHNRRVILRFE
- the prpD gene encoding 2-methylcitrate dehydratase, which produces MSANVDQNNRPDYDRVLQDIADYVLTYRIDSQAALDTARHCLMDTLGCGLLALRFPECTKHLGPIVEGTVVPFGARVPGTSFRLDPVKAAWDIGCIVRWLDYNDTWLAAEWGHPSDNLGGILAVADHLSQQRVANGDTPLTVRAVLEAMIMAHEIQGVIALENSFNRVGLDHVLLVKVASTAVTAKLMGANREQLLAALSHAFVDGQALRTYRHAPNAGSRKSWAAGDASSRGVRLADIALRGEMGIPGVLSAPQWGFYDVLFSHTNKDLALKPEDKRAFSLSQSYGTYVMENVLFKISFPAEFHAQTACEAAVTLHPRVKNRLHEIERIVITTHESAIRIISKVGQLANAADRDHCLQYMTAVPLAFGNLVAEQYEDEFHAAHPIIDELRDKMVIVEDPRYSREYLEADKRSIANAVQVFFKDGSSTEQVAVEYPIGHRRRRVDGIPLLEDKFKANLATRFTAQRSAEILALCKDQAKLEATPVNRFMDLFVI